The following coding sequences are from one Desulfosporosinus orientis DSM 765 window:
- the vanR gene encoding VanR-ABDEGLN family response regulator transcription factor yields the protein MSINILIVDDEQSIADLIEVYLRNEGFTVYKFYNGQDAFRCVESEQLELAILDVMLPDIDGFTLCQKIREKHNFPVIMLTAKEEEIDKITGLTLGADDYITKPFRPLELVARVKAQLRRFIKYNTSESNQEEDLIAFSGLVLDMKTHECTLDEKRLSLTPTEFSILWVLSSNRGRVVSSEELFHEVWGDKYFTNSNNTVMVHIRHLREKMHDSAEHPKYIKTVWGIGYKIEK from the coding sequence ATGAGCATCAATATTTTAATTGTAGACGATGAGCAGTCCATTGCGGATCTAATTGAAGTTTATTTAAGAAATGAAGGTTTTACAGTATACAAATTTTATAACGGTCAAGATGCGTTCCGGTGTGTTGAGTCGGAACAGTTAGAGCTTGCAATACTTGATGTCATGCTGCCGGATATTGATGGCTTTACGCTCTGCCAGAAAATTAGAGAAAAACATAATTTTCCGGTTATCATGCTGACAGCTAAAGAAGAAGAAATCGATAAAATTACCGGGCTGACATTAGGTGCGGACGACTATATCACTAAACCGTTTCGCCCTTTGGAACTCGTTGCTCGTGTAAAGGCGCAGCTCCGGAGATTTATCAAATATAATACTTCGGAATCAAACCAGGAAGAAGACTTGATTGCCTTTTCCGGCTTAGTATTGGACATGAAGACCCATGAATGTACGCTGGATGAAAAAAGGCTATCTCTCACTCCTACAGAATTTTCTATTCTTTGGGTTCTCAGTTCTAATCGCGGACGGGTGGTCAGTTCGGAAGAATTGTTCCATGAGGTATGGGGAGATAAGTATTTCACCAATAGCAATAATACAGTAATGGTTCATATCAGGCATTTAAGGGAGAAAATGCATGACAGCGCGGAACATCCTAAATATATCAAAACGGTATGGGGGATTGGCTATAAAATTGAAAAGTAA
- the vanZ-A gene encoding glycopeptide resistance protein VanZ-A has protein sequence MGKILSRGLLALYLVILIWLVLFKLQYNIFSVFNYHHRSLNLNPFAPLNVNGRINFGEMIDNVMIFIPFGLLLNVNFKKVGFIPKFALILVFSLTCELIQFIFAIGATDITDVITNTVGGFLGLELYSLSNRYINNKILDRVIIFVGTLLLVLLLYYRFHILRLKY, from the coding sequence ATGGGGAAAATATTATCTAGAGGATTACTAGCTTTATATTTAGTGATACTAATCTGGTTAGTGTTATTCAAATTACAATACAATATTTTTTCAGTATTTAATTATCATCATAGAAGTCTTAACTTGAATCCATTTGCTCCTTTAAATGTAAATGGAAGAATTAATTTCGGAGAGATGATAGATAATGTTATGATTTTTATACCTTTTGGCTTGCTTTTGAATGTCAATTTCAAAAAAGTTGGATTTATACCTAAGTTTGCTTTAATACTGGTTTTTAGCCTTACTTGCGAATTAATTCAATTTATCTTCGCTATTGGAGCGACAGACATAACAGATGTAATTACAAATACTGTTGGAGGCTTTCTTGGATTAGAATTATATAGCTTGAGCAATAGGTATATTAATAATAAAATATTAGACAGAGTTATTATTTTTGTTGGTACACTTTTGCTCGTATTATTACTCTATTACCGTTTCCATATACTGAGACTAAAATATTAA
- a CDS encoding D-alanyl-D-alanine carboxypeptidase family protein translates to MARKVKKKMPGIRVFVAFLLKVGIAAFVYKSIIIPGYQHIFEKEYDDKTSSYSSLKITPDPSVSTSSDKLNSPNAILIRLIDHTILMQKNSEEKIYPASLTKMMTAIVAIENLPDLKEEIKLTNSTFQGLYEADASMAGFRPGEQVMAIDLLYGVMLPSGAECCIALSDQIAGSEQNFVKIMNQKAADLGMDNTHFENATGLQNKNHYTTVKDLAILLSYALQNDTFREIFTSSRYFTQPTNKHPGGITFYSTMFEDLNNQNIIDGEILGGKTGYTDEAGLCLASLAKVGKQEYILISAGAKGDHYSEQYNITDALAVYNNIRK, encoded by the coding sequence ATGGCACGAAAAGTAAAAAAGAAAATGCCAGGAATACGCGTATTTGTAGCATTTCTGTTGAAGGTTGGAATTGCTGCTTTTGTTTACAAATCCATCATTATTCCAGGATATCAGCACATCTTTGAGAAAGAATATGACGATAAAACCTCGTCATATTCTTCTTTAAAGATAACACCCGATCCCTCTGTTTCTACATCTTCCGATAAGCTGAACAGTCCTAATGCGATTCTGATCCGGTTAATAGATCATACCATCCTGATGCAAAAAAATAGCGAAGAAAAAATCTACCCTGCTTCTTTGACTAAAATGATGACTGCCATTGTGGCGATAGAAAATCTACCTGACCTGAAGGAAGAAATCAAACTAACCAATTCTACGTTTCAGGGGCTGTACGAGGCAGATGCATCAATGGCCGGTTTCCGGCCGGGCGAGCAGGTCATGGCAATCGATCTGTTATACGGAGTAATGCTGCCGAGCGGTGCGGAGTGCTGTATTGCACTTTCTGATCAGATTGCGGGATCAGAGCAGAATTTCGTAAAAATAATGAATCAAAAGGCGGCAGATCTGGGTATGGACAATACCCATTTTGAAAATGCCACTGGACTTCAGAATAAAAACCACTACACAACAGTCAAAGACCTGGCTATACTTCTAAGCTATGCTTTGCAGAATGATACTTTCCGGGAGATTTTTACTTCATCCCGTTATTTCACACAACCCACTAATAAGCACCCTGGAGGGATAACCTTTTACAGTACCATGTTTGAAGACCTCAACAATCAAAACATTATTGATGGGGAAATCTTAGGTGGAAAAACCGGATATACCGATGAGGCCGGTCTATGTCTCGCGAGTCTCGCCAAAGTGGGTAAACAAGAATATATTCTGATTTCAGCTGGTGCAAAAGGAGATCACTATTCGGAACAGTATAATATTACCGATGCCTTAGCTGTATACAACAACATAAGAAAATAA
- a CDS encoding amidohydrolase family protein, producing MKAGLTPTEALKAATSLPARRFGLIDRGRIVNGARADLLLVKDDPTSNVSDTLFIQPVWRQGVRLTTI from the coding sequence GTGAAAGCTGGATTGACACCTACTGAGGCGTTAAAAGCGGCCACTTCACTTCCTGCCCGCCGTTTTGGACTTATTGACCGCGGCCGGATTGTGAACGGTGCCCGGGCCGACTTGCTGTTAGTGAAGGACGACCCCACATCAAATGTTTCAGATACCTTATTTATCCAGCCGGTTTGGCGGCAAGGTGTTCGCTTAACGACAATTTAA
- a CDS encoding DUF4003 family protein — MKEQTRRNCEQLIENRNRVKSVFSWDNGLLNLACAGIFTAKGKAVDELVLEDCKNLLKQKVGIFSNFRSTARSPITAMLATSSNPKQTLENGLLVYQLLKKDFWTSSYLPLTAMIIAQMAQPSQYEEIASRTRTIYDRMKKEHPFLTSGEDSTFCALMALSEKTDDMMIEDAEQCYHNLKPNFFSSNAVQSLSHVLALCDSRADTKCEKTMELFEKLKAAGHKYGTNYELSTLGVLAMSGGNSDEIVQEIDEIDDWLSQQKGFGFFSNITRKQRLMYAGIVTQRDYLNEEAMQTAAVNGTISLIVAQEAAIYAAVAASSAAAGSATSSN, encoded by the coding sequence ATGAAAGAACAAACCCGCAGAAACTGCGAACAATTGATAGAAAACCGGAATCGGGTTAAATCCGTTTTCTCTTGGGATAACGGATTGCTTAATCTTGCCTGTGCCGGCATCTTTACAGCAAAGGGCAAGGCTGTAGATGAGTTGGTATTAGAAGATTGCAAGAACCTGCTCAAACAGAAAGTTGGCATATTCTCTAACTTTCGCAGCACCGCCCGGTCGCCAATTACTGCGATGCTGGCAACCAGCAGTAATCCGAAACAGACGTTGGAAAATGGTCTGTTGGTGTATCAGCTACTGAAGAAAGACTTCTGGACATCTAGCTATTTACCGCTAACTGCAATGATCATTGCACAGATGGCTCAACCATCCCAGTATGAGGAAATTGCATCAAGAACACGGACAATCTATGACCGGATGAAGAAAGAGCATCCCTTTCTGACATCCGGTGAAGACAGCACATTTTGTGCGCTCATGGCTCTATCAGAGAAGACAGATGATATGATGATTGAAGATGCTGAGCAATGCTATCATAACTTGAAGCCAAATTTCTTTTCCTCCAATGCTGTTCAGTCACTCAGCCATGTGTTGGCGCTCTGTGACAGCCGTGCTGATACGAAGTGCGAAAAAACGATGGAGCTTTTTGAAAAACTGAAAGCGGCGGGACATAAGTACGGAACGAACTATGAGCTGTCCACGCTGGGTGTCTTGGCAATGTCTGGCGGCAATTCGGATGAGATCGTTCAGGAAATTGATGAAATTGATGATTGGCTGTCACAGCAGAAAGGCTTCGGATTTTTCAGCAACATTACCCGTAAGCAAAGGCTGATGTACGCCGGAATTGTGACGCAGAGGGATTACCTAAATGAAGAGGCTATGCAGACCGCAGCGGTGAATGGTACAATTTCACTGATCGTAGCTCAGGAGGCCGCTATATATGCTGCAGTAGCGGCAAGCTCAGCAGCAGCGGGCAGCGCCACATCATCAAATTAA
- the vanS gene encoding vancomycin resistance histidine kinase VanS: MAIKLKSKRDKRRNDYIKLKRKIFFQMLLITVAATVTVYLLRYILRGRIGDRIVLFLVYAFHFENSDALTIYQLVIRNNMDMILFVVILMFLVILFRFSVSWFTKYFDEISAGMDKLAEESDAEITLSPELDFMENKLNQIKYNLEIQKKAALDAEQRKNDLVVYLAHDIKTPLTSVIGYLSLLDEAPDMPPEQKAKYVGITLEKAYRLEQLINEFFEITRFNLQTIVLDKEKINLLFMLQQMADEFYPILAPQEKQVSVNVPGGLILWGDTDKLARVFNNILKNAIAYSYENNVIDISAAQQDKNIVITFTNQGNPIPRAKLETIFEKFYRLDSARSTNTGGAGLGLAIAQEIVKAHDGTISVESNPENTTFTVKLPL; the protein is encoded by the coding sequence TTGGCTATAAAATTGAAAAGTAAGAGAGATAAAAGAAGGAATGATTATATAAAATTAAAAAGGAAAATATTTTTTCAAATGCTTCTGATTACAGTTGCCGCCACTGTGACTGTTTATCTATTGCGCTATATCCTGCGTGGACGGATCGGAGATCGTATCGTTCTATTTTTGGTCTACGCTTTTCATTTTGAAAATTCGGACGCACTGACAATCTATCAGTTGGTGATTCGCAACAATATGGACATGATCCTTTTTGTTGTAATCCTAATGTTTTTAGTTATCCTTTTTCGATTTTCTGTTTCTTGGTTCACAAAATATTTTGATGAAATCAGCGCTGGAATGGATAAACTTGCTGAGGAATCCGATGCTGAAATTACACTATCACCGGAATTGGACTTTATGGAAAATAAGCTTAATCAGATAAAATACAACTTGGAAATACAAAAGAAAGCCGCACTTGATGCCGAGCAGCGCAAAAATGATTTAGTCGTTTACTTGGCTCATGATATAAAGACACCTCTGACCTCCGTTATAGGATACTTAAGTCTTCTCGATGAAGCTCCTGATATGCCTCCTGAACAGAAGGCAAAATATGTCGGTATTACCTTGGAAAAAGCTTATCGATTAGAGCAGCTTATCAATGAGTTTTTTGAGATCACAAGATTTAATCTTCAAACGATTGTTTTGGATAAAGAAAAAATCAATTTACTGTTCATGCTCCAGCAGATGGCCGATGAATTCTATCCAATACTGGCTCCCCAGGAAAAGCAGGTGTCCGTCAATGTACCTGGCGGCTTAATACTGTGGGGAGATACCGACAAACTGGCTCGTGTGTTCAATAATATTCTGAAAAATGCGATAGCCTATAGCTATGAAAACAACGTCATTGACATTTCTGCTGCACAGCAGGACAAAAATATTGTTATAACGTTTACTAATCAGGGAAATCCAATCCCGCGGGCAAAGCTTGAAACTATTTTTGAAAAGTTTTACCGATTAGATTCTGCACGTTCCACTAACACCGGTGGAGCAGGACTGGGTTTGGCAATCGCCCAAGAAATTGTCAAGGCTCACGATGGCACAATCTCTGTGGAAAGCAATCCGGAAAATACTACATTTACAGTAAAGCTTCCGTTATAA
- a CDS encoding mechanosensitive ion channel family protein, whose protein sequence is MSFQLIKSIIITYSGKVLLSIVVYLLGRFAINRIIDLLNKAFEQKRVDLSLHKFLVSIIKVALHVLLIVSIASMLGAEMTAFIAIIGSAGLAVGLALQGSLSNFAGGILILVLKPFKTGDYIEAAGHSGTVEEIQVFYTLLNTPDNKKVIIPNSNLSNSSTINYSANSTRRVDFQFGVGYEDDIKKVKEVLNRIALEHPLTLKDPAPQVLLSEFAESSINFSVRVWCNNEDYWTIYWDIMEKVKVVFDNEGINIPFPQMDIHMVNKN, encoded by the coding sequence ATGAGCTTTCAACTTATAAAATCAATTATTATTACGTATTCTGGAAAGGTTTTACTTTCAATTGTCGTCTATCTTTTAGGCCGATTTGCTATTAACAGAATTATTGATCTGTTAAATAAAGCATTTGAACAAAAGAGGGTTGATTTATCTTTACATAAATTTCTCGTATCCATTATAAAAGTTGCTTTACATGTATTACTGATCGTATCGATTGCATCAATGCTAGGTGCTGAGATGACAGCCTTTATTGCTATAATAGGTTCAGCTGGCTTAGCAGTCGGCTTGGCTTTACAAGGCAGTTTGTCAAACTTTGCTGGTGGAATTCTTATTCTGGTTCTGAAACCCTTTAAGACAGGGGATTATATCGAAGCTGCAGGTCATAGCGGGACGGTGGAAGAAATTCAAGTGTTTTATACCTTACTTAATACTCCGGATAATAAAAAGGTGATCATACCTAATTCAAATTTATCGAATAGCAGTACCATCAATTATTCGGCTAACTCAACTAGAAGAGTAGATTTTCAATTTGGAGTTGGTTATGAAGATGATATTAAAAAAGTCAAAGAAGTCTTAAACAGGATTGCCTTAGAACATCCCTTAACTCTGAAGGACCCAGCCCCTCAAGTTCTCTTAAGTGAGTTTGCCGAGAGTTCCATTAATTTTAGTGTGAGAGTCTGGTGTAATAACGAAGACTATTGGACTATATATTGGGATATCATGGAGAAGGTTAAAGTGGTATTTGATAATGAAGGAATTAATATTCCATTTCCTCAAATGGATATTCACATGGTTAATAAGAATTGA
- a CDS encoding DMT family transporter has protein sequence MIQNKQPSSLGIWWIALGAAMWGLDGVFIVSLLHNLTSSEIVWMEHVLLFFFAFPVLLRKRHELKQLKLNDWLAVLFIGWGGSALASVLFTAGFTYGNPNVVLILQKIQPLFAVLLATLILKERLRKNYWKLFIAALIGAYLLTFGLHIPSAAGSTSQLIGSLFAIGAAALWGGSTVMGKHLAGKVSFTTLTALRFAVALPLLTVMVLAQHPDWQSMGKALSLAPVWANLLFQTLVPSLISLLLYYHGLDGVKASHATIAELAFPATGLLLNWLILHQTIDLGQWIGFTIVWLAVLQLSRMNNKPDKLELSLESSSPQQADLASK, from the coding sequence TTGATTCAAAACAAACAGCCATCTTCATTGGGTATCTGGTGGATCGCCCTTGGAGCTGCTATGTGGGGACTTGATGGTGTCTTTATCGTTTCACTGCTGCACAATCTGACATCCTCTGAGATTGTCTGGATGGAACACGTATTACTATTTTTCTTCGCTTTCCCGGTGCTTCTCCGGAAACGCCATGAACTCAAGCAGCTAAAACTTAATGACTGGTTGGCAGTCCTATTCATAGGCTGGGGAGGATCAGCTTTAGCCTCAGTCTTGTTTACAGCCGGATTTACTTACGGCAATCCTAACGTTGTGCTCATCTTACAAAAAATCCAGCCTCTATTTGCTGTACTCCTCGCCACATTAATACTAAAGGAGCGTTTGCGGAAAAACTACTGGAAATTATTCATTGCTGCACTCATCGGTGCCTACTTGCTCACCTTCGGACTGCACATTCCTTCAGCTGCCGGGAGTACTTCACAGCTCATTGGATCATTGTTTGCCATCGGAGCCGCTGCACTTTGGGGAGGATCCACCGTTATGGGCAAACACTTAGCGGGCAAAGTATCTTTTACTACTCTAACTGCTCTTCGCTTTGCTGTTGCTCTGCCCTTGTTGACCGTTATGGTATTAGCACAACACCCAGACTGGCAGAGTATGGGTAAAGCCCTTAGTTTGGCACCCGTTTGGGCTAACCTCCTATTTCAAACCCTCGTGCCAAGCCTTATAAGTCTATTGCTTTACTACCATGGGTTAGATGGAGTGAAAGCTTCTCATGCCACTATTGCTGAACTTGCCTTCCCTGCAACAGGCTTGCTTCTTAACTGGCTAATCTTACACCAGACCATTGACCTTGGGCAATGGATTGGCTTTACCATTGTCTGGCTGGCTGTACTGCAGTTATCCAGAATGAACAACAAACCAGATAAATTGGAGCTGTCCCTTGAATCATCATCTCCTCAACAAGCCGATTTGGCCAGCAAATAA